A single region of the Anopheles funestus chromosome X, idAnoFuneDA-416_04, whole genome shotgun sequence genome encodes:
- the LOC125760897 gene encoding transcriptional enhancer factor TEF-1 isoform X1 — protein sequence MYGRNELIARYIKLRTGKTRTRKQVSSHIQVLARRKLREFQAKMKVDHPLMGVKEKVFPTNMTGMSSAQIVTMAAAKGRLPLVNPSYQHHHHHHHHLPYHHHHPSAAGQFWQPGLQPSTSQDVKPFAQPGYPMKTATAVSEGALQPTHPWEGRAIATHKFRLVEYSAYLELRAEETYHKHLFVHIADTPANPLLESVEVKEIYDKFPQKSGGLKELYEKGPSNAFFLVKFWADLNTNIANDAGAFYGVSSHYESNDNMVITCSTKVCSFGKQVVEKVETEYSRIENGRYVYRISRSPMCDYMINFINKLKHLPEKYMMNSVLENFTILQVISNKDTDETLLCVAFVFEVSTSEHGAQHHIYRLVKE from the exons GTCGCAATGAATTGATCGCACGCTACATCAAACTACGCACCGGCAAGACGAGAACTAGGAAGCAGGTCAGCTCGCACATACAAGTATTAGCTAGAAGGAAGTTGCGCGAGTTCCAGGCCAAAATGAAAGTG GATCACCCGCTGATGGGTGTGAAGGAGAAAGTCTTCCCGACGAACATGACCGGCATGAGCAGTGCCCAGATCGTGACGATGGCCGCAGCGAAAGGTCGCCTTCCCCTAGTCAATCCTTCCtatcaacaccaccaccaccaccaccaccatcttccgtaccaccatcaccatcctAGTGCTGCTGGT CAATTTTGGCAGCCGGGTTTGCAACCGAGCACTTCCCAGGATGTGAAACCGTTCGCCCAGCCCGGTTACCCCATGAAGACCGCCACCGCCGTCTCGGAAGGTGCCCTGCAGCCCACACACCCATGGGAGGGACGCGCCATTGCAACGCACAAGTTCCGGCTGGTTGAGTACAGCGCCTACCTGGAGTTGCGCGCCGAAGAAACC TATCACAAGCACCTGTTCGTCCACATAGCGGATACGCCGGCCAACCCACTGTTGGAATCGGTGGAGGTGAAAGAAATCTATGACAAGTTCCCCCAGAAGTCCGGCGGCTTGAAGGAGCTGTACGAGAAGGGTCCGAGCAATGCGTTCTTCCTCGTAAAGTTTTGGGCGGATCTCAACACAAACATCGCTAACGATGCGGGCGCATTCTACGGTGTCAGCAGTCA CTACGAAAGTAACGACAATATGGTGATTACCTGCTCGACAAAGGTGTGTTCCTTCGGGAAACAGGTGGTGGAGAaggttgaaacggaatactcCCGCATCGAGAACGGTCGCTACGTGTACCGGATCAGTCGGTCACCGATGTGCGACTACATGATTAACTTCATCAACAAGCTGAAACACCTTCCGGAGAAGTACATGATGAACAGTGTGCTGGAGAACTTCACCATCCTGCAG GTTATATCCAACAAAGACACAGACGAGACGCTACTGTGTGTGGCGTTCGTGTTCGAGGTGTCGACCTCCGAGCACGGTGCGCAGCATCACATCTACCGTCTGGTAAAGGAATAG
- the LOC125760988 gene encoding probable alpha-aspartyl dipeptidase, giving the protein MGKRNLFLMSSSAVHGFGYLEHTQADLTSFFKSNSVQKVLFIPYALTDYDAYTERVGSVLKRWGFSCNGIHTFADPVEAVENAEAIYIGGGNTFLLLRTLYEKQLIEPIRDRVLKHGVPYVGSSAGTNVATRSIQTTNDMPIVHTPSFDALALVPFNINPHYIDPDANGKHMGETRPERIKQFHELNDAPVLGLREGTTLFVNGNNATLIGPSIDTPGVCYDARLFRKDQEPVEYAPLSSLSFLLNEQS; this is encoded by the exons ATGGGTAAACGGAACCTTTTCCTGATGTCATCCTCGGCGGTGCATGGATTTGGCTATCTGGAACATACCCAGGCAGATTTGACAAGTTTTTTCAAGAG CAATAGCGTACAGAAGGTGCTGTTCATTCCTTACGCCTTAACCGATTACGATGCGTACACCGAGCGGGTCGGTAGCGTACTGAAGCGATGGGGCTTTTCCTGCAATGGCATTCACACCTTTGCCGACCCCGTTGAGGCGGTGGAAAATGCGGAAGCCATCTACATCGGTGGTGGCAATACGTTTCTGCTCCTTCGCACACTGTACGAGAAGCAACTGATTGAACCAATCCGCGACCGGGTATTGAAGCACGGTGTTCCGTACGTTGGCAGTTCGGCCGGTACGAATGTAGCGACGCGCAGCATCCAAACGACAAACGATATGCCGATCGTACATACGCCTAGTTTCGATGCACTTGCGCTCGTACCTTTTAACATCAATCCACACTACATCGATCCGGATGCGAATGGTAAGCACATGGGCGAAACACGTCCGGAGCGTATCAAGCAGTTTCACGAGCTGAACGATGCACCGGTGCTGGGACTGCGGGAAGGAACGACACTGTTCGTGAACGGAAACAATGCGACTTTGATAGGACCATCGATCGATACACCGGGTGTGTGTTACGATGCGCGGCTGTTCCGTAAAGATCAGGAACCGGTCGAATAT